The genome window GACCGGTGCAAGGCAGCATGTAGGGAATTATCCCGGAGTTACAGTTGAGAAAAAAGAGGGCGCCTATATTAGCAATAGATCTAAAATAAACATAGTTGACTTGCCCGGAACCTATTCTCTGACAGCCTATTCCCTGGAAGAGGTGGTTGCCAGGGATTTTTTAGTAAATGAAAAACCAAGCGTGGTGATTGATATCGTTGACGCTTCCAACCTGGAACGAAATCTTTACTTAACGTTGCAATTTATGGAGATGGGAGTTCCGGTGTGTATTGCCCTGAACATGGTGGATGTGGCCCAAAACCGGGGCATAGAGATAGATGCTGAAAAGCTATCCTTCCTTTTGGGGATCCCTGTGATTCCAACGGTTGCCCGCAGTGGCCGGGGCAAAAAGGAACTCATGGAAGCTGCCGACAAGCTCGTTCGGCAAAATACAAAACCGCCTCCCCT of Candidatus Desulfatibia profunda contains these proteins:
- a CDS encoding 50S ribosome-binding GTPase — translated: METTIALAGNPNSGKTTLFNELTGARQHVGNYPGVTVEKKEGAYISNRSKINIVDLPGTYSLTAYSLEEVVARDFLVNEKPSVVIDIVDASNLERNLYLTLQFMEMGVPVCIALNMVDVAQNRGIEIDAEKLSFLLGIPVIPTVARSGRGKKELMEAADKLVRQNTKPPPL